The nucleotide window aacataatataatataatatattataatatgcTACTAAAAACAGCAAcatataacacaaaaataacacacatcacaataaattaaacaaattactCTAAaggactctaaactcaataaaatagggcgttacatagGCCATGGGCCCTGTCGGGCAACCTGACATGTTCCCACCCCTAGTTACTAGGGACATTGTGTGCAGAGGCTGGAGCTCGAATCCCGGATTCCCCACTTCTCCATACATAATGTGTGTGAATCTAATTAATAGACtacttggaaaaaaaaagtaaattataaaaaaaaaaaagtccactAATATATACTTTAATATGTGCATTtaggaaaacaaaattaaaagatcaAGAATCAAATGAATTTTAGACGGTGGGACCGActgttgtttattttattttatattttaatcacGACAGTCATTAGTTGTTGAAGAGATTGAGAGTCTGTATATAATTGTCGATAACTAATATGTGCCATTTGTTTATTCCTTCAATGAAGTCCTTAATAGGTTGTCAtcattgttaattaaaataCTCCCCATTGAAGATACTAACTATCCATAAAATAGTGGAGTGATGCTGCATAATAGTGAATTTTGATTGGatgttaatttaaaaatgttttacacGACGATGCATATCCTTTAAATCCGATAAATAAATAGGTtttaaatacttatttattttttatgttaatgtcTAACTCAATTAGCAATAACGTTATTTTTAGTATGTTTTAAGTGAAAACATACAAAcatatgttgattttttatttttgtataacaaattaacttttttttttttacgtttattttgtaacaaaatagCTGAAATGCCACTTTTTGAtgtattatttcttttatatattgttatagatatCAGTTGAAATTTATCCTTTGTTTTTTCTCTCGTAACTAAATTAGTTGTAACTAACCACAAATTTTAGGAAATTGATTGTCTTTTGGTTTTGTTAATCCtatcatatttgtttttcaCACACTTTCTCTCTTCAATAAGTTGAATATGTTATCTTCTCCAAACTGCACCTGTTGCTCTTCATCCATTGAGGATTTCTTCACTTTGAGAGCTTTGGCTCTGCTTGAATATGAGGTGCTATAAtaattttgtctttgaatttgaTGTCAAGGTTTGGCTTCATGAGATGACAAAGGGTACTTCCGCTATTTTGTTTATTACAGAAGTATGGTATGCTTAGTGTTGgagaaacaatattatttttgagGAACAACGTTGGCGTATTCAAGATGTGGTGTGAAAGACCTTTTTGTTACATGATGAATGCACTTCTTACGATTCCAATCTTGGTTTGGACCCACACTCATCACGCCTCTTAGCTCATTTGATCCCCCCGGAAggtacacttaaactcaatattGATGGTAGCTTTCTAGAAGATTTTGGTTGTTTAGATGTTGGTGGTGTTGTTTGCAACCACGATGGAGATTGAATAGCTAGTTTTTCTCACTATGAATCTGGAGGTGATGCGTTATTAGCTGAGTTACGTGCTAACCAGACAGGTCTTGATTTTTGTAATCAAAGAGACTACATCAACATTATTTATGAAAGTGATTGTTTGGCAGTTGACCTGCTTACTGATGGTCGTGATCATACCTTGCACATTTATGCTACTAACATCCTTCATATTAGAGATGCTTTACATGGAAATGGTAATAAAACATTAGTACATTTCTTAGGGAACAAAATATGTGTGCAGATTTTATGGCTATGTAAGGATCACATGCAAGATAAGCTTGGAACTTAATTTTGACTCcccctcttttttctttttctttttgcctCGTTATTTTGTAACATTACCAACAAAAccttaaaaaatgagaaatttagGCTATACATTCTCTAATGGgaaactcaaaatcaattttcaccaCTGCATTAAAGCTTTAAGacaatatgcttttttctttatatttctaaaagtgattttttttttaaacttattcaaaaattgtaaaagttatttcaaactcatttatATAAGTTAAAGAGATTTAACATCCACCAACAAATATTCATTGTTGGAgaatttatataataatttttttaaaaaatatatatcttttaaaaatgatttttatgaaaagttaTTTGAAATGGCTTCTTATTTtagcaatttttaaaaattttgttataaaaaaaaagtcataacataatgataaaatattaaaaatgacatttaaaaaaaagttatttgtattgatttttcatttgaagctttctttaaaaaattatagcaaaaaTATGTTGCACTATAAAAATCTACTTGACAAAAGGTAAAACAAAAGGGATCAATAaccttattttcaatttaatttggtAAGTAAATATGTTATATATTGATCTATGATCTTGACcccattgataaaaaaatgtttgtccATGCATCATTGGTATCTATTAGAATTAGGGatgttcgcggtgcggtttggttcggttttaaggttaaaagtcatccaaaccatAAGGTAAAAAGGTGTgcgatttggtttggttcggttgacttttaaaataaaatccgaaCTAAACCAATGCGATTTGGATTAGATTGGTTGGTGCGGTTTTTTTagacaataaatttttttgtttccaacattaaaatcaaattaaaaagttaaaacacaacatatcttcaataatgttttaaatttggcttaattactcatttggtcccttaacttattttttagtttcgttttggtcctttaattattaaaagtttcgttttggtcccttaacttactttttggtttcgttttggtcccctaactattaaaagttttgttttggtcccttaacttattttttggtttcgttttggtcccttaactcttcctctgtcaaccactttggtcctttatgttaggatgaatgtattagagttaaggaccaaaacgaaatcaaaaaataagttaagggaccaaaacgaaaccaaaaaataagttaagggaccaaaacaaaacttttaatagttaagggaccaaaacaaaaccaaaaaataaattaagggaccaaaacgaaacttttaatagttaagggaccaaaacgaaaccaaaaaataagttaagggaccaaaagaataattaagcctttaaatttcatccaactttaCGATTTTATTTTCATCGAACAAAAACGTGAACAAAAAGTAATCTTACTTTGTAAGAAATACAAAAGactaattattttatcattcttAAAGAGTTCAAGtagcacataaatacatttttgaaacaaaaagcaaagaagaaacttaacatgagaaaaaaatgtcattttattaaagttttcattgagtttttatgagtattggtctaaatgatatatatttaattaatgtttttcctATATTGCGGTTTGGCTGGTAAAAtcaaaaccgcaaaccaaaccaaaccatgcggttgagtaaaaaaatgatcCAAATACATCCGAATCAAACGATTCTTTGCTGTTTCGATTTTAacggtttgcggtttttctattggattggtttggttttgatccaCCCTAGTTAGAATGTAATTGTCCACCTGAATTTGAATCGAATATTCTAAACTGAGAACATATTTAACAAAATTGCATTTGAACcttgttttaaaataatctgGAATCACAAATCATAGCTTGAAATGAATAAATTACATTTTGCTTAGATGCAAAGCATGGTTTCTAAAACGGGTATGTGGCTGGGAAGAAAATAGTGCAGCAAAACACAATTTAAAAGTGTAAATTCAATTTACTACAAATGCAATTATCCTCTTAATTTTCAATCTATTCACTTCCTCTAAAATTCCAAACAACAATAGAATAGAATTCCTTTGATCCACCATTTGTCTAATGGTAATATTGACTTTCCATGGCATACTTTCATACTTCAATATACATGGACGTCCTTCATACAATAGTACTCCAAAATAAATCACTTTGACTAGTCACTGCAATAACCTGGTTAAAAAAGAAGCAAACATTCAGCAGTTATACAAACCAACTTAATCAAATAATCAATTTGAGAACAATTTGGATTACCTAGCGCTAACAACACTACAAGGGTATGTTTGGTGACCAAGATAATAGAGTCGGTCGGGATATAGAATAAACTATCATATTCTCTCTTAACCTATGGTCACGCCACCAACCTTTCCATTGTGGAGTCATGATCATTTATCCAAACTTACAATCTACCACCCTATATGAAGCACTGACTCGGACACGGCACAAACAccgataataataataatttgagaaaattacataattcaatgtaatcatgtGTTGGTGTTGTGTCAAGGTCGGGCACAATACATATCCCCCATCGAGACACGCCTAGCCCGAGGAGTATCTACTTCATAGATCACACTCTTATCCATCTCTCTTATCTTATCCATTCTTATCTTATCATGTCTAGCAAACAagtcataaaagaaaaaaggtcaaatgcatctaaaagtcctttaagtttttcgtttttcctaaagtggtcctttaagtttcaaaagtcccaaaaaagtcctttaagtttcaaaagtcccaaacaagtccttttagtttttgaatcgtttcaaacaagtccttttaaaggatgatggtgatgattcagatgatagcaacaaagagcattaccCACCATTCGCCATGCCTAAaaaaatgactaattttaagtgggtgttaggagccagatttggtaccaaagatgagttcaaggaagcaattaccaactatgctatctacaataggacttgtttgaaacgattcaaaaactaaaaggacttgtttgggacttttgaaacttaaaggaccactttgggaaaaacgaaaaacttaaaaggacctttagatgcatttgaccaataaaaaatatataaacttgtCCATATATTTATGAGGGTAAAACTTAGGTACAGTgtcatatataaattttttattgttcgTCTGACAGAAATACAGTGTCGTACTTTACCCAAGTTTTGTCCCACTTACATATGACAGACAATGTCAACTAAGGGTAATAACTCTACACATTCACCTCTGAAGGACATTAGAAGAACCAAATTCACGAGAAAGAGATGTAAGAAAGGAAAATGGTGACAAGAAGTCTGACAGAACCTCCTCAGAACTACCTTCTTCAACATATAACAAGAAAGACTAATTTTGAAATTCAGAAATTGGAACGATAGAAAAGTTTTGTGGTATCTGATTAGTTCATCATTGGAGTTTTAGTCCAGACTCAATACCAACAACAGACATGACATTCTACACTCTACAATCTAAACAAAGTGGAAACTCATCCAAAACATTAAGTGCACATTTGCTTTAGCGGTGCAATGTTGTGTTCTCGCAAGCTATCTCTTGTAGCTTCGAGTTCACCACATGTTTAGCATGTTATCACGgcaaaaacaaatatgtactAAAGCTAAGAGCCAAAAGCTAAACATTATCCCTACCCCATGAAATGAAACTCATCTTGTTTGGATGAAGCCACACATATTCCTACTGAAAAATCTAAAAGGCAATCCAATACGAGAAGCTCTTGTCATTTACCAGTACTAGTATGCTTAAAACcaataacatcatcatcaatatcttCACATCTAAATTTAAGAATCGTAACGAAACAACAGTCGAAACTCAAATTATCAAAAAACTCATCACTAAGTCACCAAAAAACTGCAATAGAAAATAGAGATATGTACTATGTATTCATATCCAATAACTGAACAAACTCAAAATGTCAAGGAACTCATCAATTAGTgaacaaaatcatataaattaaaaagagtGAACCTTTCAATTTGATCTTGAAATTATCATTCTATCCTGTTTGACCCTTCaagtatatataaataaaaatgtaataaacaGTAGTAGGCAGACAGTCCAAAAATTATTCTCAATCTCTCAAGTTAGACTCTAATCTATGACTCCCTCCTCTCCTATTTTGAAAGTAAAGAACATACTTATCATAGTTCTCACTTCTCAATTTACCAATACTACAATGCTTAAAAGCAATAacatcgtcatcatcatcatcatcaatgtatTCACATGTAAATGCAAGAATCTTAACTAATTAACAGTCAGAAATCGAAGTATCAAGGAGCTCATCGATAAGTCACCTAAAAAACTACAATGAAAAATGAGTGAACACTCAGTTTAGTACCTAAAATTATAGAACTGTATCAACTTGGTCCCTTCCATTAACAATAAAGCAACCTGTTAATCAGATTTGTACTTCTGTTGGCAATTGCAGGGATTATGATGACATTAAGTTGGTTATGTCAATAATGCATCTGTTAACAGATTCAGCCACAAACCtgattaacatttccctttaaaATATTAGGAATCATTTTGAAATACAATAATGTGGATGGCTAAGTTCATAAGGTTCTACAATTTGATGAGCTAGATTGGGTAGTTTTAATACATATCTGAAATGTATGCAAACAATAGCCACAAACAATAAGTAAGTCTGTTTAGATTGACTTAGGGTCTGTTTGATAAGACAtgcttttgagcttatagcttatgtcTTATAAACTCCTTTGACTAAAAAGGCCCGCTTGGTAGCCGCCACTTCCTCACAAGCTTAAAGCTTAATTTTACTAGCTTGTAATGGTTTTTGATAtgctaattcaagtagcttataaGGCTTGTTTCGGttagcttattttagagcttatacaaaaaaataaacttttatgtattatttataagtttgttaaggtattttatgaaaaaacagtttatgatGATACAATTCTCGTTTGTGAgagcttataaattaaaataaaacttatttatttacataagctatttttcataagctcaaaataagttCAATCCAAACGGGACCATAGTTTATCAttatttatctcaattttaccaGACAAGACCTTATTTGAACTAATCTAATAGCATAAACACTTCTGAGTCTGTTTATGAGAGCTTAGGGatacaacttatgacatgtccataaatTACTTTCCCTTGCAAtcttatttgaaataaaattaaatattaattaaatatatatttttatgtcatttcatatttataagctagGTGAACCGcttattttaccaaacactgcaaattcaatcagctagcttatcctatataagctagcttatcaaCTATCCACTATAAGCTAACTTATCAGctattcactatttttttacCTAACAAGACCTTATTTGAACTAATCTActagcataagcacttgtgagactctTTAGAAGAGCTTACGGATACAACTTATATCATTTCCATAATCTCTCCATGAAAATATATCCAAACAGCTTATAGATTACATGAACATAGTCTAACTCTATTTCATATCTTCTATCATAGAAATAGGTTATACATAACCACTTATACAATAAAGACACTTAATTCAAAAGGTTAATTgaataacaacataaaaatcaaaacttcaaaCGCTCTACAAAACTCACCGTATCATTTCACTTCAGGGGTAATTTCCTTCGGAGTCTTCGCAATAATGGAAAGAGCATGAAGCCCAGATTTCAACTCATCATCAAGAACTTCATAAACCATACGATGTCGTTTAACAAGATTAACGCCTTCGAATTTCTCCGAAACGATTTTCAAATTGAAATGGGTTTCTTGCTCAGATGATTCTTTCATTGCTGCGTGACCAGCGTGTTGATAGGACACGTCGTCGAGTTCTATGACGGTGGCGGAGAGGGATGATTGGAGTTTTGTTTGGATTCTGGTGGCGCGTGAGAGGAGTGTGGTGGTGCCGCGGaaactcattttttttgggCTTTTGGATTCTGGAAGGAATTGAGATTGATACGATGAAGTTAGAGGTTAATTAATGTGTTTTGCTTTTTTGGAATAATTTTGTtcaatccaattttattttaaatagtcTCAAAGAttagaaattcattttttttgttaagacgaataaatgttttttttttttttttttttttttttacaaaaaattgaatgtttAGGGCTTGTTTGATTCACTTctcaaaaacagttttttagtttttaaaaattaaaaactacaaaatttgtttgtaaactattttttaaattgtaattttgaaaattagtttgagttttttagttttaaaaactaaaaaagcaGAACTGTCAAAAGTAGTTTTggttttcaattttagttttcCTTTTAGAGTTCAAGAAAGGCGGACCTTTGACATATTTTCATTAATGTCATTTGCATAATTATAATaacattttgttatttttaatttgtgcttGATTTTACACTAGTTAACTTAAAGCCTTCAGGGAAAAAAAGAGCAaaacaggttttttttttcttttcaaaaaatgtgttaccaaacaagtttttcactttttcatctttaaaacAGTTTTTAAAAGTGTAATCcccaaacagattttttttcttaatttactTCTTAAAACAGTTTTAAAGAACaagtttgtaaaataattttcaaaaactaaaaagcaAAACACAATCAAACATGCCCTTAGTCTTTGTATCCGAGTTTGGAAGGAAAtgcttgaagaaaaaaaaaaattgagcaagtGGAATGGGAGGGCTTTTGAGTGGTTTGCAAAATAATAAGTACTGGACATAACAGTACAAGATAGGACAACACAACATAAGACAGAACAGCACAAGATAAATTTTatggtattgaataattttctgtattatatgatttttgggtgacgaaatgttattttgtattttagacaacttgtacgtgagacaaaaagttgtgctgtggtttggCGAGGGacaaaaattgtagtttttgtcaTGTCCCTTGCTTCCAATTTGTCCTGTTCCTGAAactgttttacaaatcaaacattggACAGCTTTAATTATTCTGttctgtccttcattttttatcaaatcaaacgcacccttagggttaacttttttcttcatttgaggaactaaaaaattgtattgaatgaGGATTTttgagggtttatatgaatttttcaaatttaatctatatggttataatattattaaaataaaaaatatagtaatcatatatattaatttatcattctctaaaaaactattcttttaatttcttttaaaagattTATCCATTTTTCCTTAAACGTCTCTCTGAGTTACGTTCATATTCATTGAGATATTTAATGTTCCCCTTTTCCATTGAACTTTCTTAAAATAAGCTTATGTGACCATTTTTATGTTAGGTTGGACAATTCACTTCAACCAATTTCGTTTTtcataaatatgattttattaataaaatttcaaaataaaaattgttcatgACAATTAAGTTCGATCTTTAGTGAAACAATTATCGGTGTAACTTAATTgtcaaatgaatttttttttttaacaagcaaaaatggaataaatataaaaaactcaACATTATACAATTACGGAGACAGCAGTGAGACAAACATAACAAACTAACTAATGACCAAACAAATAAAAGGGTTTGACCACCACATATGAAAATTATTATGAATAGAAATATTAGTAGCCTTCATCCACCAAAAAGACtctattttgattttctctACCAATTGGTGAACATTATGGTCCCTATTTTTGAAGACCCTgttgtttctttcattccacATAACCCACATAGAGCACAACCAGGTAAGTTGCATGAAAGAGCAAATAGTACGATATGCACCTGCGGAATACACAAACAGATAAAAATGATCTGACAAGCATAAAGGCTCGGCAATAGCTATCCCTAGCCAAGACCAAATCTGCCCCCACAAGGCAACATAAAAAGGACAAGAGCGAAATAGATGTTGCGCGCTCTCAAGGTCACCGCAACCAATCCCACAATGCTGATTATCAAGAGGAATAACACCGCGCACACACAAGTTATCCTTCGTCGGTAGTCTATTACGTAAGAGTCTCCACACAAAAATAAAGACCTTCAAGGGGAACCTGTTTGTGCCAAATTAAATCGGATAGAACTTCCGATGTCTGGACCGGTTGACCGGTGAGCAATTGGTAAACACCGCTAACTGAGTAACCGTTCGACGGATCAAGTCTCCACACCCACCGATCTGTAGAATTATGCTGCAAGGTAATGTTAGACAGTAAAATCCTACACTCCCCTACCAACTCCTCCTCCTAGACCCACAACCGCCTACGCCATTGCCACGCCTCCCCCCTTCGTCCCAGCCTAAAGCACACATATCTGCCACCGAAATAGATTTATTGACAGCTAAGTCGAACAAACACCCTAACCGGACACACAATGGCACACCACCCACCCACGAATCGAACCAAAACGTCGTGTCAACCCCATCACTAACCTTACGCTCAACATTGTCCCTAAACCACCCTTCACCTACTTCACCTAACCCGTCATGAATACTCGCCACCTCCTTCCACCACGAAGAAACACTCCGGCCCCCAACCGCCAACCTCCCATCCTCCTCACCATAACGTGCTACCAACACCCTATACCACATACTATCTTTATCGACTAataacctccaacaccatttttcTAACAGAGAAACATTAAACTCCCTCATCCTCCTCACCCCCAAACCACCATTAATTTTACTAGCACAAATATTGTTCCAACCAACCCATGAAATTTTCCTACGATCCTCACATCTACCCCAaaaaatttttataaataaagattaaagggtagagattatacctgatggACCTCTGAAAAGGAAAGGGCATAGACAGGAAGAGAGGACAGGACATCCTTAAGGAGAACCAGATGACCACCAAAAGATAGAAATTTACTACGCCACCTTGATAGTCTCTTTTTAACTCTATCCACCACCGACTCCCAAAACAACAATTGCCTTGGATCACCACCAATGAAGGACCCAAATACAAAAAGGAGACCAAGAATCTGAAACATTAACCCCCACCAACAAACTTTTGtcagatgaaattgaaaaattgaacttactatttattttcttaGGCATTCATAcaattaatttactttttttcttctttgtaaatatatttaaataattcaacatTTTAACTTCAAATTTTTTCAATCTTATCTAAGATAATCAATGCTAGAAAGTAGGTTAAGTATATTAAACATCTTAGCTACTataattcctctaaaaaaagttaatatgtcTTTATCCTGTAATTTGGACGAGTTCTGGTTTACccctgaaaaaaaaagtttagattccaaccatgtaaaataagattctttgattttagtccctgaccCATGCGACTGTGCTGAATTGCTGACGTGGCCAGCTGAGTGGCATGTTGATTGTGCATATTTGATTATGTGGCGTGCTGAcagtataattattttttattttttttaaagggtacacgtggcatttgtattttaaaaaaaattaaaaaaatagattttggaaaaattaataaaaaaagattaaaatattttaaaaaattaaaacaattatgaaaaattaataaaatttggtaaattgaaaaataatgaaaaagtatagaaaatttaataaaaaaaatctggtaaaatgtagaaaatttaagaaaaaaaatcccgaaaataaaaaaaaatctggaaaaaatttaaaaaaaaaaaattctggaaaaatttatatatatcaaaattttcgaaaaattataaaaaaaaattgaaaatataatattatataattattttgactttgaaaatttatttctagaattttgttttattcGATTAATATAATTACACAGTGGCGTGCCACGTCAGCGTCTGGATGAGTCaggggtgttttgtggagaatcttaatattatagggttgaaatctaaattattttttttacagaggtAAACCGGAACTCGTCCAAATTACAGGAGGTAAACCgaaactcgcccaaattacagggataaagacatattaaccgaAAAAAAATATCAGCTACTATAATtgtctcttttaaaaaaaaattccaagacCTCAGATTTATACACGGTTCTGTTAGTAAAAGAATTGAATTTTGTAAcggctttgtttttttttgtttttgtcttagACCTCAAAAATGATCTTATCCTTGTACACTAAAATCTTCAACACATTCAATTACCTTGCCAAACTTAGAAGTAAAATTTACCGTGgaatataatcatatatccTCTATATCCAGTCTTTGGCCCTTGCTTTGTTCTTTTCCTATTAGTGGATATCATCatactattatattatattattacttTAACATTCCGTAGAATATCAAAGATCAAAACTCAAGAAAGACTAAGAAAGTGGtcacaaaattaaattatggaAGCTAACCGTAAACGGCGGTTTACTTTCAAAACATgcttgaacaaaaaataaaccctaaattaaaaggaaaatgtttgTTAAACACTTCAATATTTGtatgccttaaaaaaaataaaatgtgtttacCTTAAAAGAGATATGGAGATGAGAGAGACGGATGAAATaaatgagatattttgatgatgTGATGAAAAAATGagatagaaaaaaaatgaggttgttgaataaaaatatgaaaatttgaagtgtctaaatatcattgttgaaatagaaaaatatgttatttgatcgttaaatatttttcaaacactcattcaacatctcattttatttttatcttttgttattggTGTTACATGAACaacctataatttttttcacatcATTTTTTATCTCTCAAGGTATATAAACTTGTATTTCCCTTAAAAATatagttaattattttataaaatgatggCCAAAACGGCAAGCTAGCATGTACCTAGTTTTAAATTATCAGCTTTCTAATCGTCCTTTTTCGTTGTTCATACTCTATCCATTACTATATATAAGCCTATGAAATTcaaagtaatgcatatacatacTCATTCACAATTCATATAGCACCATAATAACAACCTCTTAATTTTCTTAGTTGCACAACAATGGAACTTCCCATCATGATCAAAACATtcttcatattattattattcatttcaTCAACCCATGTTGGAGCAACAAGACTCTCCTCAAGCACAAACCTAATATTCAGAGAATACATTGGAGCtgaatccaacaacatcaagTTCTCAGATGTTCCTATAAACCCTAATGTTGAATTCCACTTCATTCTCTCCTTCGGTATCGACTACGACACATCATCTTCTCCTTCACCCACCAATGGAAAATTTAACATCTTTTGGGACACAAAAAACCTTAACCCTTCTCAAGTTTCATCCATCAAGAGCCAAAATCCAAATGTTAAGGTAGCTCTTAGTCTAGGAGGTGACAGTGTTGAAGGTGGCTATGCTTACTTCGATCCATCTTCGGTTGAATCATGGCTCTCTAACGCAGTTTCTTCGCTcacaaaaataatcaaagagTACAACTTAGACGGGATCGACATTGACTACGAGCATTTCAAAGGAAACCCTAATACCTTTGCAGAGTGCATTGGTAGGTTAATCAAAACCCTAAAAGCAAATGGAGTCATCACTTTTGCTTCTATTGCTCCTTTTGATGATGATCAAGTTCAAAGTCACTACTT belongs to Medicago truncatula cultivar Jemalong A17 chromosome 6, MtrunA17r5.0-ANR, whole genome shotgun sequence and includes:
- the LOC11420203 gene encoding chitinase 2, producing the protein MELPIMIKTFFILLLFISSTHVGATRLSSSTNLIFREYIGAESNNIKFSDVPINPNVEFHFILSFGIDYDTSSSPSPTNGKFNIFWDTKNLNPSQVSSIKSQNPNVKVALSLGGDSVEGGYAYFDPSSVESWLSNAVSSLTKIIKEYNLDGIDIDYEHFKGNPNTFAECIGRLIKTLKANGVITFASIAPFDDDQVQSHYLALWKSYGHLIDYVNFQFYAYDKGTSVSQFIDYFNKQSSNYNGGKVLVSFLSDGSGGLSPSDGFFKACQRLKSQQKLHGIFVWSADDSMGNGFRFEKQSQALLAIH